In Clostridium omnivorum, the DNA window AGACAAGGTTATTTCAAATCCTGCTAATAACATTGCTAATGGAACACTTGTAAAGGATTCGGCAGGGAGTGGTAAGTAATGGTTATAGACGTTAAAGGTATTGTTAAGAAGTATGTAACTGGAACTATAGACTTTACAGCCCTTAAAGGAATTGATCTTACTATAGATAAAGGTGAATTTACTTCAATAATGGGGCCTTCTGGTTCGGGTAAGTCTACATTTATGAATATATTAGGCTGCCTTGATAGGTTTGACAGCGGAACTTTTATTTTAAATGGAAAAAATGTTTCAAATTTGAATGATAATGAGCTTGCATATATAAGGAATAAGGAAATAGGATTTGTATTTCAGGCTTTTAATCTATTACCGAGAATGACCATACTAGAAAATGTGGAATTGCCAATGGCATATGCAGGTCTTCCAATAAAAGAGAGAAGGGAAAAAGCACTAATTGCTTTAGAGAAGGTAGGATTATCTGATAGAGTTAAGCATAGACCTAATGAAATATCTGGTGGGCAAAAGCAAAGAGTTGCTATAGCAAGAGCTATAGTTAATTCTCCTGCGGTTATTATGGCAGATGAGCCTACAGGAAATTTAGATACTAAATCTTCAGTTGAGATAATGAAGATATTTCAGCAGCTGAACAATGAAGGTGCAACAGTTATTATGGTTACCCATGAACCAGAAATAGCAAAGCATACAAAGAGAGTTGTGAGATTTAGAGATGGTGAAATAGTTTCTGATGAAGAAGTAAAAGATAGAATAATTTTATAGGAAGGAGTAAGCTATGAATTTTATATCTAATTTTATAGAAAACTTTAAAATGGCACTAGATAGTATTAAGTCAAATAAGATGCGCTCTTTCCTTACTATGCTTGGAATAATTATAGGTATTAGCTCTGTTATTACCATTGTTTCACTTGGACAGGGGGGGCAGAATACCATAACCGGTGAATTTGAAAAGATAGGTGCGGCCACAGTAAGTATAAATGTTGATGCTACAAAAGCAAAACAAAGTGATTATATAACTTTTGATGATATTAAGCAGATTAGGGATAAAGTAGATACAGTAAAATATATCTCACCTTCTATGTCAAAAAGTGGAGTGGCCCAGTCTGAAACAAGCAATAAAAGAGCCAACATTTCTGGGGTAAGCATTGATGCTTTTAATATTGATAATACGGAATTTTTATATGGAAGAGCCTTTAATGAAAGGGAGTACCAAGAGGGAAAAGCTGTAATTGTAATCGATGAATATGCAGCTAGATCACTTTTCGGATATACAGATGTAACTGGCAAAAGCATTAAAGTGGGCCCAAAAACTTCTCCTGTAAAGATGACTATCATTGGGGTTAGTAAGCTTGACATGGGACCTTTTGGTGGTGCAGAGAATACTAACATGCCTGCGTTTGTAACAATGCCAGCTACTACTATGAAAAATATATTTTCTGGTGAGGTTACAATTGATTCAATTACTGTAATGGCTACCAGCAAAAATGACGGAGAGGCAGCAGGCAACGGAGCGAAAAATATATTGGAAAGCAGGCACAATAATCGTGGTCAGGATGTATACAAGGCACAAAGCCTTTTAAAGCAGCTTGACCAAGTTAATAAAGTATTGGGTATATTTACTGCTTTTATTAGTGCAGTTGCTGCTATTTCACTGTTAGTTGGTGGAATAGGAGTTATGAATATAATGCTGGTTTCTGTAACTGAAAGGACCAGAGAAATAGGTATTAGAAAAGCTATTGGCGCTACTACTAATGCTATATTACTTCAGTTTTTAACAGAATCAGTTATCATATCACTTATAGGTGGAATAATTGGAATGCTCTTCGGTATAGGTGGTGCTTATATAATAGGAGTTTTTGCTAAGATTACTCCTTCCCTATCGCCAGCAGCTGTAATAGGAGCCATATTATTCTCATCAGCTGTAGGAATATTCTTTGGAATATATCCGGCTAAAAAAGCAGCAAATCTAAACCCAATTGATGCTTTAAGATATGAGTAATATAAAAGTGAATATTAATAATAAATATTGAAGAAGAAACAGGCCGATTCATGTTGGAATTGGCCTGTTTTTATACTATGTCCCATTTGTAACTGTTTTGTAACCAATTTTTATGTATTTGTAACTTCTAAATTAAGTATAGAACATATAATAGTGGTATAAAGAGTAATGATGGGGGTAAAATATATGGCAGTATCAAAAAAATCAAAGGCAAGAAAAAAAAGGCACAAGAAAATAAAAGCAATTTGTCTTACTTTTTGCCTATTATTAGTATTTTCTATATCAATTTTTAGTGGATTTAAAATTGGGACGAACGTAAATAATAAGAATGTTAAAATATTAGGTTCTTTAATGAATGATAATAAATCAACAAATAACACAGTAGATAAAAATAGTAAACCTAAGGAAGCTAATATTAATAATAAGCCTGAGGAAAATAACAAGGCTGAAAATACAAAGGACATACCTAAGACAGAAAATCCAGGTAATAATAATGAATCATCATATAATGGAGAAAAGGAACCTTCAAAGCCAGCAATTTCTAATGTTTCATATGCAGTAAATGTGGAAGAAGTATTTAAAAAAGATGGGAAGAAGACTGCCTTTTTAACTTTTGACGATGGACCTTCAAGAGACGTAACCCCAAAAATTCTAAGTATATTAGATAAAAATAATATAAAAGCTACTTTTTTTGTAACAGGGCAAATGGCTGAAGAGAATAAGGAGCTTTTGATTCAAGAGTATAAGAGTGGCAATGCAATAGGAAACCATAGTTATAGCCATAACTATAAAAAGGTATATTCTGGTATTGAAGGATTTAAACAGGAGTTTGATACTACAAATAGTATTTTAAAAAATATTTTAGGCGAGAACTTTAACTCCAGATTATTCAGGTTTCCAGGGGGAAGCTTTGAGAAATATAAAAATCCATACAAGGATTATTTAAGAGGAAAAGGATATGTATATATAGATTGGAATGCCTTAAATGGAGATGCTGAAGGAGTAGGTTTTTCAGCAGAAAGATTGATTAATAGGCTGAAGAGTACTGCTGGGGGTCAGGAGGATTTAGTTATTCTAATGCATGATGCTGGAGGTAAAAAAAGCACAGCTGAGGCACTTCCAACTATAATAGAATATTTAAAGGCTCAGGGTTATGAATTTAAAATACTTAAATAGCTTGTTTTAGAAATTATTCTTATTTTATAATATATTTATACCTTTTAAATAACAAATTAGGGGGAAAATATGCAAGAGAAAATAATAATTATTGAGGATGAAGATAGCATTAGGGGATTTTTGAGAATTAACTTTCAAAGAAATGATTTTCATGTGTTGGAGGCTGCAACAGGAGAAGAAGGACTTAGAATTATTCGGATTGAAAAGCCCGCACTTGTTATTTTGGATTTAATGCTTCCTGGCATGGATGGGTATCAAGTTTGTAAGATTCTGCGCCAGGAGTTTTCAGATATAGGGATAATTATGCTTACAGCAAGAGGACAGGATATGGACAAGATAATGGGGCTTGAATTTGGTGCAGATGATTATATGGTGAAGCCTTTTAACCCCATGGAATTAATACTTCGAGCAAAAGCACTTTTGAGAAGAATTAAAAAAGATGAGGATGAGGAAAATCAGGATATAATAAAGAACGGTATATTTATTATTGAAGTATACTCGCAAAGGGTGTATAAAAATGGTATAGAACTGTTTCTTACCCCAAAGGAATTTCTCTTGCTTAAATTATTTGTGGAGAATCCAGGAAAGGCATTTTCTAGAGATGAACTCTTGGATTTAGTTTGGGGATATAACTTTGTAGGTGACGGTAAAATTGTGGATGTTAATATTAGAAGGCTTAGAGCTAAAATTGAGGATACTTCATCAAGTCCAGAGTACATAGAAACAGTTTGGGGTATTGGCTATAGATGGAGAAAGGATTAAAACTTATGGATAAAAAGCTGACAAAAGAAGTTAGAGGAAAAGGCTTAAAAAAAAGATTAGTAGGCAGCTTTATGATAGTTATTTTTATTAGCGTGGCAGCTTTTGAAGGGCTTCTAATTTATTTTACACGCTATTATTTTTATAATAATATGGAGAGTATTCTTACAAATCAAATAAAGATTTCTTCGGATTTTTATTCTAGGTATTTTTCAAATGTGCCTTTACAGGATAATATTTTGGATAATGTAGATATATTTTGGAAACAAACTTCGGCAGAAGTGCAAATAGTGAACACAAATGGCGAGATACTTATGGATTCTATAGGAGCTGAGATTACAAACAAAGCTGAAGGGAATGACTTTCAGGATGCTCTAAAGGGCGGAAGAGGGACAAGGGTTGGAACTATTGAAGGTAGAAAGTCAAGAGTTATGATCATATCCTATCCTCTAAAATCTGGAGACAAGGTTGTAGGTGTTCTGAGATTCATATCTTCATTAGAAGGTGTGGATAAAATAGTAAATAGGATTTCGAGTATATTTATAATCATTGGAGCTATTGCCGTTTTTGGCGCTACTATTGTAAGTGTTTTTCTAGCACAGAGTATTGTATCACCTATCAGAAAAATAACTAGTGCTGCAGAGGAAATGGCAGGAGGAAACCTAAGGGTTAGGGTAAGGGAAAATTCTTATGATGAAATAGGAAAACTAGGAAGAACCCTGAATTTTATGGCGGGTGAAATTCAGAATAGAGATCAAATAAAAAATGAATTTATCTCCTCAATCTCTCATGAACTTAGAACCCCTCTTACGGCTATAAAAGGATGGGCTATTACACTTAATGATGGGGAACTTCAAGATAAAGAAATTTTAAGTGATGGATTAAGGATAATTGAAAAGGAAAGCGAAAGGCTAAGCTCTATGGTTGAAGAACTTTTAGACTTTTCTAAATTTGTTTCTGGTAAAGTTACACTGAACAAAGAAAAGATTCAAATGAATTCAATTGTTGAATATATTGGCAAGTATCTATCGCCTCGTGCTGAGAGAGAAGGCATTAAGTTTGAAGTTCTCTGTGAAGAAGCTATGCCATTAGTCGAAGTCGATCCAAGTAGAATAAAACAGCTTTTGATTAATGTAATAGATAATGCTTTTAAATTTACAGGTGCTGGTGGAACGGTAACTGTTAATTCATATAGAGAAGAAGATAATATTGTAGTTACCATAAAGGATACAGGATGCGGCATAAGCGAAGAAGAACTTCCCAGGGTTAAGGAAAAGTTTTATAAAGGAAAGAATAGTAAGTCTCAAAATGGAATTGGACTTTCCATCTGTGATGAAATTGCCAGTTTACATGGTGGAAGTCTAGTAATTACAAGTGCCGTAAACATAGGAACTACAGTGAGAATTACTTTGCCATTAAAATAGCTTTAACGGTTAGATTACCCAGTGTTTTTCGACTGGAAGGAGGTAAATGTCCTAAATGGACATTTACGGGAAACTTGCCGGTGGGAACCGGCACGAATAAGTTACCCAGTGTTTTTCGACTGGAAGGAGAAAATATATGAAAAAAAAGTCTTGGATTGTTTTCATACCAGTATTCTTTATGTTATTTTTACAGGGATGTAAGCAAATTGATGCTGATGTAGAAGGTAAAATAGCTGCTCCAAAAGTGAATACACTATACTTAAATGGCAGCTATAATATTGAGAGCTATAAGTCGGTAAAAGACAGTGAAAAGGAAATAAAAGAATTAAGAAATTATATAGGAAAAAAAGTTTTTATATCTGAAGAAAGTGCCATATTTGGCGATGAGGTTCGTGAAGATCCTCAGTATAAGGTTAAGAATGTTTCAGCCCGAGATTTTTTTCTCAATAAGTATAAAACTAGTCCCAATGTTTTAGGGATAAGTGCAGACAAGATAGAAATTATTTCTATAACTTCTAATGATCAGCTTTTTTATGATTTTATAAGGATAGATGATAAAAATCTTATAGTACATATTGATGCAGGATTTTTATATTTAAAAAAGTATTCAAACGTAGTAGACTCAAAGGATATTAATAAAAGTGAATTGAAAAGTGAAGTTAGTTTAAGCAATGCAGCAAATAAGGAAGATAAACTATTAAGGTCTGGTGTGCTTATTGGACTGAGGTCTGATGATGCTGCTAATAATGGATTACCAAGCTATAGAACTTTATGGATTGCATCTAGCAATAGGGAGCTTAAACCAGTATTAGAAATGCCTCAGCTATTTGTTCCAAGAACTACAGGATTTTGGGAAGTAGGATCGGAGCAAAAATCTTTAGGAGGTAAAAGCATTACATCTATTTATGCTAAGTCAGTTATAAATCTTACTAAAGGAGAGTCCCTTGTTAAGACAAATGAATTGCCGCTAGTAAATGGAATAAGGAGCATATTATTTGTTGGAAATGATTATATAGGT includes these proteins:
- a CDS encoding ABC transporter ATP-binding protein, which gives rise to MVIDVKGIVKKYVTGTIDFTALKGIDLTIDKGEFTSIMGPSGSGKSTFMNILGCLDRFDSGTFILNGKNVSNLNDNELAYIRNKEIGFVFQAFNLLPRMTILENVELPMAYAGLPIKERREKALIALEKVGLSDRVKHRPNEISGGQKQRVAIARAIVNSPAVIMADEPTGNLDTKSSVEIMKIFQQLNNEGATVIMVTHEPEIAKHTKRVVRFRDGEIVSDEEVKDRIIL
- a CDS encoding ABC transporter permease, encoding MNFISNFIENFKMALDSIKSNKMRSFLTMLGIIIGISSVITIVSLGQGGQNTITGEFEKIGAATVSINVDATKAKQSDYITFDDIKQIRDKVDTVKYISPSMSKSGVAQSETSNKRANISGVSIDAFNIDNTEFLYGRAFNEREYQEGKAVIVIDEYAARSLFGYTDVTGKSIKVGPKTSPVKMTIIGVSKLDMGPFGGAENTNMPAFVTMPATTMKNIFSGEVTIDSITVMATSKNDGEAAGNGAKNILESRHNNRGQDVYKAQSLLKQLDQVNKVLGIFTAFISAVAAISLLVGGIGVMNIMLVSVTERTREIGIRKAIGATTNAILLQFLTESVIISLIGGIIGMLFGIGGAYIIGVFAKITPSLSPAAVIGAILFSSAVGIFFGIYPAKKAANLNPIDALRYE
- a CDS encoding polysaccharide deacetylase family protein, translating into MAVSKKSKARKKRHKKIKAICLTFCLLLVFSISIFSGFKIGTNVNNKNVKILGSLMNDNKSTNNTVDKNSKPKEANINNKPEENNKAENTKDIPKTENPGNNNESSYNGEKEPSKPAISNVSYAVNVEEVFKKDGKKTAFLTFDDGPSRDVTPKILSILDKNNIKATFFVTGQMAEENKELLIQEYKSGNAIGNHSYSHNYKKVYSGIEGFKQEFDTTNSILKNILGENFNSRLFRFPGGSFEKYKNPYKDYLRGKGYVYIDWNALNGDAEGVGFSAERLINRLKSTAGGQEDLVILMHDAGGKKSTAEALPTIIEYLKAQGYEFKILK
- a CDS encoding response regulator transcription factor — encoded protein: MQEKIIIIEDEDSIRGFLRINFQRNDFHVLEAATGEEGLRIIRIEKPALVILDLMLPGMDGYQVCKILRQEFSDIGIIMLTARGQDMDKIMGLEFGADDYMVKPFNPMELILRAKALLRRIKKDEDEENQDIIKNGIFIIEVYSQRVYKNGIELFLTPKEFLLLKLFVENPGKAFSRDELLDLVWGYNFVGDGKIVDVNIRRLRAKIEDTSSSPEYIETVWGIGYRWRKD
- a CDS encoding sensor histidine kinase produces the protein MEKGLKLMDKKLTKEVRGKGLKKRLVGSFMIVIFISVAAFEGLLIYFTRYYFYNNMESILTNQIKISSDFYSRYFSNVPLQDNILDNVDIFWKQTSAEVQIVNTNGEILMDSIGAEITNKAEGNDFQDALKGGRGTRVGTIEGRKSRVMIISYPLKSGDKVVGVLRFISSLEGVDKIVNRISSIFIIIGAIAVFGATIVSVFLAQSIVSPIRKITSAAEEMAGGNLRVRVRENSYDEIGKLGRTLNFMAGEIQNRDQIKNEFISSISHELRTPLTAIKGWAITLNDGELQDKEILSDGLRIIEKESERLSSMVEELLDFSKFVSGKVTLNKEKIQMNSIVEYIGKYLSPRAEREGIKFEVLCEEAMPLVEVDPSRIKQLLINVIDNAFKFTGAGGTVTVNSYREEDNIVVTIKDTGCGISEEELPRVKEKFYKGKNSKSQNGIGLSICDEIASLHGGSLVITSAVNIGTTVRITLPLK